A window of Acidobacteriota bacterium genomic DNA:
TGACTTGCTGCAGTGGGCCGCGGAGCACTATGACAAGCTGCCGGTAGGATTCGCTCACAATTCGGTGTACGTTCGTAAGCAGCCGTAATTTTCTGGACAAACCAAGGTCACGCATGAGAGGACACCACCAAACCTAGCCGAGACCTCTCGCCGTTATGGGGATACTAGATTCTCAAACCGATCTTTCGTCTTCCCGCGATGAAAGCCACCCGTCTCTGCTTGGCCACCTCAAAATAGCTCGCGCCGATCATTGGATCAAGAATGTGTTCGTCATACCGGGAATAGTCGTTGCGATAAGCCTCGATCGCTCGACGCTGACGCCCATCCTGCTCTGGCACATTCTAATCGGGCTGCTATCGGTTTGCGTGGTGACTTCGAGCAACTACGTTATCAATGAAGTGCTGGATGCGCCGTTCGATCGCGAGCATCCGATCAAGAGCAAGCGGCCAGTTCCGTCCGGGCAGGTTAGCATTCCGCTGGCGTATGTGCAGTGGGTGGTTCTCATGCTTGTGGGCCTTGGATTGGGCTTGACTGTCTCAATCCCTTTCGCGCTGACGATGCTGGGTTTGTGGGCGATGAGCTGTATCTACAACATCCCGCCGATACGGAGCAAGGACTTGCCCTACCTCGACGTATTGAGCGAATCGATAAACAATCCGCTTAGGATGCTCGCCGGTTGGTACATTACAGGCACCAGTGCTTTGCCTCCGGCATCTTTACTGATCAGCTACTGGATGATCGGGTGCTATTTCATGGCGATCAAGCGTCTCGCCGAATATCGAGACATCAGCGATGCCGCCCGGAGCAAGGCTTATCGCAAGTCTTTTGCCTTTTATGACGAGCGCCGGTTGCTAGTCTCGATTATGTTTTATGCCTCGCAGTCGATGTTGTTTTTCGGCGCGTTCATTATGCGGTATCGCCTCGAACTGATCCTGTCATTCCCGTTGGTCGCTCTGGTGATGGCGGCCTATTTATCTCTGGCGTTCAAAAAAGACAGCGCTGTACAGCGTCCGGAAGGGCTTTACCGTGAGCCGAGGCTGATGGCCGCTGTAATTTCATGCGCGGCGCTGATGGTCTTACTGCTGTTCATCGACGTGCCAATTTTGCACCGAATCTTTGTCCCGAGCACACCGTGACTTCGAGGTTCGCGCCAGCTTAGAAACATGCTTAGAAACATGAAAGGTCTCAGATTCCATCTTGATTTTCTGATACTGGGATTTGTTATTGCGGCATTCGTAACCGTAGCGGCGCAGCGTCTGGCTACCGTGCCGGTCCCTGAAGGCGACGAGGCGTTCACGCTTCAAGTCCCGTACGAAATGCTGTACCGGGGTAAGCTGGCGTTGCCGATGTTGCGTTATCTGGGCGGCAACATCGAAAACGCCTGGCACTCTTATATCCCGGTCTACTTTGTGATCCTCAGCGAGTTTCACAAGCTGTTCGGGTTCGGTCTGGCGCAAGGGCGCGCGTTCAATTTGATGACCGCCGCGCTGACGCTGCTGATGATTTATCTGATAGGGCGCCGGCTGTTCGATTGGCGAGCAGGCTTGATAGCCGTCGTGATGCTGGTTGGAGATCAAACCTTTCTCGAGCGCAGTCGATTGCTGAGAGACGACTATGCAGCCGCGGCGTTTGCCTTACTTGCGTTCTATCTTTATGAGATAGGCGAGGAGCGCAAGAAGACGCGGTGGTACGTGGCATCGGGGCTTGCAGCAGGAGCAGGTGTCATGTGCCATACCAACATACTCTATATGCTTGGGGCGATCTGCCTGTTGATTCTGATCCGAGAAGGCAGGCGAGCTCTCTCACCCCTGGGAGCGCAGGCATCCCTGCCTGGGGGGGTGTGACGCGACCCCCAGCCCGCCGGNNNNNNNNNNAAGGCCGGCGCGCACACACCCCCGTGGGAGCGCCGCCACCCCGGCGTCCCTTTTACCCCAGCAACGCCAGGCAGGCAGGGATGCCTGCGCTCCCAGGGACTTCAAAGAAACTCTACATATTCGTGGCGAGCGCGCTGGCCGTGATGGCTTATGAGATAGTCTACGACATAATCGACTACAACAACTTTCTCCTGCAAAACCGGGGCGACGACGTGCACTTTCGAATACTCGAATATAAGGGCTGGCTTCAGAATCTGTTGGAGGAGCGATTGAGATACCAGAAATGGTACCAGGGCAGCGTGCTGTTTCCGGGGCTGCCTCATTTTACGCTTCGCGTCTTTCAGGTCCTCGCGGTCGTGGCCATAGTCTATCTGCTCATAGTATTCGTGCGGCGATTCAGGCGGGGTAATCTGCTGGCTGATCCAAGAGCGCGCGTTCTGTTTGTTACCGGGGTAGCAGTGCTGTTTCACGCGCTGATCGTCAGCCATAAGAGAATCTACTACATGGCGCATATGGCGCCCTGGTTTGCTCTCTGCGTGGGAATACTGGGTCGCGATGCGCTGAGCCAAATAGGGCGGCTGCGCGCCGCGCAATGGCCGCGCGCAAGACTTGCCTACGGCGCGGCGGTCGCAGCGGTTGCGCTTCTGGCGGCCGGCTACGGGTACCAACTCGCGAGACAGACCAACCTGTATCTTGCAAGAGTGCTCAATCCCAACCTGGCCACATTCGAGGAGTTCGCGGGCGTGTTGAGAAGCATAGTTGGCGAAGACCTTTGCCCGGTCGCGGTGCAAAACCCGAGTATATGGCTGGCCTTTCCGGAAAAGGACCGTTGTTTCGCCACGCTGGAAAAGCGGATGACGGATGACGTCGACATAGACGGAAAAGACTACGCGCTGGTGAAGCGGGCGAAGAGAGGCTTTGACGCGGCGGAAAGAACGGACGAGAAGTACCATCTGCTGGGTCAGATGAGCAACACGCCCTACGGCAATATTCTCGTCTACTACACCGGGACTGATGCGCGATACCTCTCGCTCGAGCCGAAGCGATACCACTTCTCCGGCGAGTTGCGCGGCTACACCATGGATGCACGTTGAATGTCTGAGAAGGCGCCTCACTTAAAATCACCTGTTCCAGTGAGCACAAAACAACGAGCCCAGGCTGCGTGGTTGGCTATCACGCAGACTGACGATACGCGCGCCCTGTGCGTTGCGGTCTTTCTCGTGAGCGTGGCCGTGATGTTGCTATGGCGCTTGTTCACGCAATTGGAAGCGGGCGATTCGGCGATATGGGACTACATCGCGCAAGCGATTTTGCGAGGCCAGGCGCCTTATCGAGATGTAATTGAAATCAAGGGGCCGGCAAGCGCATACCTGAGCGCAATCGCCATGTGGCTCGGCAAATCGGCCGGCTTGCGCGATGTGATCGCGGTGCGGTTTATGCAGATACTGTTGGCTGGTGTGCTATGTACCGTCACGTTCCTGGTCGTCGAAACCTATCTGCGCAACCGGGTGGCCGCCTTGATAGCCGGCTTTTTTCCGCTGATGTCTTACCACTTCGTGAGTTGGACGGAAGGAGGAACGCAGCCGAAGCTGACGATGATTCTGTTCGGTATGCTCTCGCTGCTGATGATCGCCAAAGACAGACCATTCTGGGCCGGGGTTTGTTCGATGCTGTCTTGCCTGTCCTGGCAGCCGGGTTTGTTATTCACCGGGGTTGCCGTTCTGATTTTCTCGCGATACCTGACGAGCTGGCGCGATTGGCGTGCGTTGAAGGTCGCGCTTGGGGCGATGATACCTCTCGCAGTCACGGTGTTGTATTTTTACCGGGTTGGGGCTTTGACCGATTTTTGGACCTGGACGGTTGCTTACAACTTCGAGGTTTACGCGCCCGAAGGGATAAGGAATCTGAGCGAAACGCTGGCGCATATATGGACCGTCCTGATTCGAGTTTTTTACGTGGACATCATATGGATTGCGATTGGGCTTGCCGGGCTTCTCATGTTCGCCGCGCAGCGATTGAAGCCCAAGCTAAAACCGAGAGAGGCGCTGAAATCAGCAGACCTGTACCGAGATGCTCTTGTGATCGTGCCGATTGTGTACCTGGGCTTCTGTATCATCAACCTCCAATCCGGGCCGGACCTCATACCCTTATTTCCGTTCATTGGTATCTATGCCGGATGGTTCATTGCGGAGCTGCCTCGGCTGCTAAAAAGCGTTGCAGCGATTAGCCGCCGGCCTTCTGTGTCTGGTCTCGTTGAAGCACTGCCGTCATTTGCGCTGCTGTTAGTTTTCGCTGTGGCCGTCTTTCGAGCCGCAACCTACAAACTGGAAGAGTGGACGCTGCGGTATCAGGAAGAGCAACTCGGAATTATATCCGCGCTCCTCGGGCCGGATGACAAGATATACGTCCACGGCGCAGTCGAGATACTTGTGCTTCTCAACCGGCCGAATCTGAACCCTTACATCATGTGGGACCACGGAAAGGGCGGATACATCGCCGCCAAGAAGTTCGGCGGGTCAGTCAACGCAATGGTCGATGCAATCGAAGCGGAAAAGCCAAAACTTGTTGCTGTTTCACGGCTGAGACATGTGCCCGAGGGAGTAGCTTTGGAGCGATGGTTAGCGGCGCGCTATGAAGAGCTGCCGATCACCGGTTACCAGGTCTTTGTCCGCAAGCAGCCGGTTGCGGATCTGGTTGAGCCGTCCCGCAACCGGCAGCAGATATCCTTTACGAACGAAAAGAAGAGACAACGCCATCGATATGACTGAGAGTAAACCAATGGCGGTCTGGCTGGATCGCGCTCGCGCAACCGACCCGCGAATGCTGGCGCTCTTAGCCTTCGTGTTCAGCGTGGTCACCATCGCGATGCATCGCCCCTTCAGCCAATTGGAAGTCGGCGACGCCGCGATCTATGACTACATCTCCCAATCAATACTGCGCGGCCAGGTCCCCTATCGAGACGTGATTGATATCAAAGGGCCGCTGGCTCCGCACATGAGCGCGGTCGCAATGATGATAGGCAAGACCATCGGCTTGAGAGACATCATTGCCGTTCGGTTGTTTCAGATCCTGCTGGCCGGGTTGCTTTCGTCTGCAATCGTTCTTGTGGTCGACGCCTATTTAAAAAGCCGCGCCGCAGCTCTGATCGCCTTTCTTATTCCGTTAATGTCCCGCCCGTTTGTCGAGATGATGATTGCAGGCACGCAGCCAAAGCTGCCGATGATATTGTTTGGGATGCTGGCCCTTTTGCTAATCGCGAAAGACAGGCCCTTCTGGGCGGGTTTCTGTTCAATGCTTTCGTGCCTTTGCTGGCAGCCCGGTTTGATGTTTGCGGGTGTCGCCTTGTTGATGTTCTCTCGTTATCTGACAAGCTGGCGCGACCTTCGCGCAGCAAAAGTTCTTGCCGGAGCGATGATCCCCCTGGTTGTGACGCTTGGATATTTTTATCTGCGCGGCGCGTTGGGTGATATGTGGGCGTGGACGATTACGTATAACTACACCGTCTTTGGACCTGCCGCCGAGACGACTCTGGCCGGGGCCGCCGCGCACCTTTGGACAATAGCCCGTAGAGTATTTGGGAGGGACATTATTCTGGTGGGAGTGAGCGGGCTTGGGCTTCTGGCGTTCTTAGCGGAGCGTCTACGAACAAAGCGGAGACTAAGAGAAGCGCTTAGAGCACCCGACTTTTTCAAGGATGCGCTCGTGATTCCGCCGCTGATCTATCTTGCTTTCTCTCTCATAAACTTTCAGGGAGCGCCGGACCTGATTCCCTTTTTCCCGTTTATTGGAATCTTTGCGGGCTGGTTCTTCGTCACGTTGGGGCGGCTCGTTGGAGGAATCCGATCGGCACGTCCCAGCGCGCCCCGGTTTGGGTTTGGCGTCATCGTTCCCGGAGCTGCGATGGTTGGAATTCTGCTCGTCGTTGTCGATCGATCTGCGACCTATCGGCTCGAAGGCGCGACGCTCAGGGACCAGGATCAGGCTGTGCAAGCCGTCGCCGGCCTTGTGGGACCCGACGACAAGATTTATGTTCACGGGACGGTTGAGATACTGACGCTGCTCGGCAGGTCCAATCTCAACCCCTATGTCTTCCTGGACTGGGGGGCAGACGATTTTGCGGCTGCGCGAAGAAGCACAAGCTTCAGCGCATTGATTGATGAGATGGACGCGCAGGCGCCGAAGCTGGTATCGATATCACGCTTGAGAAAGGTTTATCATCGCGCAGAGCTCGAGAAATGGGTTGAAGATCGGTACGACAAGGTAGACACGTTCAGGTACGACCTGCACATCCGCAAGCAGTAATGCTTGAAAAAAGACGGTCCGACAATCGCGCCGATGTATTGTAGGCTGTCCAGTCTGCGGCCCTGCGGTCCAGGTTTGTTCGAGCAACGGCTATCACGATGACATTCAGACGCAATTTCGATTTGTTAGTGGTCGCCGCGGTAATCGCGGGGTTCGTGTTCGTCGCGGCGGAGCGACTGGCTACCGTTCCGGTCTACGAGACCGACGAGGCTATGACTCTTCAGGTCCCCTACGAGATGCTTTATCGTGGGAAGCTCGCAATGCCTATGTGGCGCTATCTGGGCGGGAACATCGAAAACGTTTGGCACTCCTACACGCCCGTTTACTTTGTGTTGCTGAGCGGCTTTCTAAAGGTCTTTGGTTTCGGAGTGCTGCAGGGGCGCGTCTTCAATCTAATTACAGTCGTGGCGACGCTCTTGATGGTCTATCTGATAGCCCGACGGCTCTTCGATTGGAGAGTTGGGTTGATAGCGCTGATGATGATCGTCTCGGATCAGACGGTTCTTGAGCGCAGTAGACTGCTGAGAAATGACTACGCTCCAGCGGCGTTTGCGCTGCTTGCCTTTTACCTGTACCTGGTAGCAGCGCAGCGCAGGAGCACTCGGTTCTACATTGCTTCGGGGCTCGCGGCAGGCGCAGGCGTGATGTGCCACACGAATGCACTGTACATGCTTGGCGCGATCTGTTTGTTGATTCTGCTGAGAGAAGGGCTGCGCGCTTTCACTTCCAAAACGCTCTACGTCTTTGCGGGCAGCGCATTCGTCGTGATGGCGTATGAGGTGATCTACGACATCATTGATTACAAGAATTTCCTACTGCAAAACCGCGGAGACCAGTTGCACTATGGCATACTGTCACTTCGGGGCTGGTGGGACAACTTTCTGGACGAACCTAGACGCTATATCCAATGGTACAATGCCTATGACGTTGCCTTCCCGAACGTGCCGCGAACGCTCCTGCACCTTTTTCAGTTCCTTACGGTAGTCGCACTCATCTACTTGATAGCCCGATGCGCACGCTACATCAAACGCAGAACCGGCAGCGGTGGCGACCCGGTGATAGCCGAGCCGCGCGCGCTCCTTCTTTTGGTTACGGTCGTTGCGATACTCTTTTTCGCGACCCTCATCCGCAAGTTAGGTTCTTACAACGCTCATCTGGTTACCTGGTTTGCTCTTTGCGTGGGCGTATTACTCGGTGACGGCTTTCAGTGGATTACGAGACTGCGACTGAGCAAGCGGGCATCGGCAAAGCTCGCGTACCGCCTTTCTATGATCGCTGTAGCGCTTACGCTTCTCGGTTATGCCTATCTTGTTGCCAAACAGAACTACAGATACATAAGAGAAGTGCGCAACCCTGACCTGGCCTCATTTGACGAGATGAAGGGAGTGTTGAGAGACATTGTACCCGAAGAAGTTTGCCCTGTGGCAGTGAAGGCGCCAATCATGTGGCTCGCGTTTCCTGAAAAGGATCGCTGCTTTGCGACTCTCGAGCATCGAATGAGCGATGCCGTTGACATCGAAGGCAGAGATTATGCTCTGATTGTGCGTCCGAAAAGTCCCGATCACTGGGCGTGGGATTTAGATGAGACACTGCATCTGCTCGGCGAGATGGACAATACTCCATATGGCAACTTTATGATCTACTACACCGGAGTTGATCCGCGCTATCTGGCGCTTACGCCCAGGCATTATTACTTCCTCCGCAGATGGCGAGGCCACGCCACCGGCGAGCAACTGGCTGCGGCGCGCGAAGTCTGGTCGGCAGATGCGATCGCAATCAGCAACTCGACCGATGCGATCAACCGGGAAGCACTTGCTGCCCAGCCGGCGAAGGGGAAGACTCGCGCCGATGCGTTGCTTGAACTTTGCTCGATGGAACTCAAGCCTGAAACTATTTATCAAGTGGTCATGGATACTACTACGTCTGCTGAGTGGGAGCTGGTGATGATGGATGAGAAGACCGGGCGATGGATGAATCAGATCGAATTCGGCGCAGAAACGAGCTCGCAGCGCGTTGAAGGATTGTTCAGGACCTCTAGCGGGAGTCGCATCAAGCTGGCGATACGACCAACTAAACAAAGAGCTGCTGGTCCGATCCACATCTCTCGGATAAGCATACGTGAGGTCGCTCAGGTTTGAACGCGCTAGAGAAGATTAAGAAGGGACCCTAAATGCTTGAACTCTGAACTTATCGCCCTTCATGGCCGCACCAACTAGATTTTCTCCGCGAGCGCAATAATTGACGTGCCAATAGGCAAATTCATTCTACTGAACACCCCCGCTTCGACGCGATAAACACCGCCCATCAGCGCATTGATCCACGGGGGCGCTGGATGTAAATCCGAGCCCTTTTCCGGGCTCACACCTCGCCGCAGCACGCGCCACAGAGCCGCTACGGGAAAGATGAAGAAGTTGGCATAAGACAACCTCTTCACTGCAAGGCCCGCCGCGAGCAACTTACCGCGCATTTCGCCTGTCCTATAGCGCCGCGCTGCCTCGTAGACGTCGTCGTGCGCGCTGCGTAAAAATCCCAGCGCGGAATCCGTTATGACCAGATGGCCATGAGGCTTAAGCACACGTACAATCTCCTTCAACGCTACCTGATCATCCCCAACGCGACGATGGTAAAGCACGTCGAAGGCGCTCACTAGATCGAAACAGGCATCACCGAAAGGTAGATATGGCAAAGCGGCGCGCGCCAGGTTTGCCAGATGCCGCCGAGCCGAGAATTCGATCGCCAGTTCACTCGCATCTATGCCTGTTAGGGACCCATGACCCTTCAGCAAAAGAAACATGCCGCCAGTGCCGCAGCCCACGTCCAAAATCTTCCGCTGCGGGTTAGGTGGCAACGAGTCGAGCAGGACGCCTACCATGCGTCGCTTGCCCGCGAACCACCAGTGCGCGTCTTCCAAGCAGAACATCTTTTCATATTCGTCGGGATGCATAGGAATGACAGCAAAATGCTATTGGCGATTGACCGGCTTGGCGCCGTTCATGATCCCCCTTGCTTTTGGATCGCTTTGATGGACTGCGCAATCACCTCGATTTCAGCCGGCGTCAGTGTCGAGGCTGATGGCAGATACATCCCGCGCCTGCACAACATCTCAGCGACGGGGAAGGATTGATGTCCGTACTCCTTGTAGTAGATCGGCTGGAGATGCATTGGGATAAAGAACGTGCGTGTTTCTATGCCTCGCCGGGCCAGATGGTCGCGGAGCTCGTCGCGACTCATTCCGAACTCCGGTTGCACGAGAATTCCATACATCCAGAAAACGCTTTTGGCCCACGGCTTCTCAGAGGGCAAGGTCAGGCCTGGCACTGACGACAACAATTCGGTATACACTTGCGCATTGAGACGCCGGCACTCGACTAGGAACTCAAAACGCTCAGTCTGCGCCAGGCCCACAGCGGCCTGCATATTTGTCATGCGATAGTTGAAGCCGAGATACTTGTGCCAAAAATGCCGCTCATCGCTGAAAGCGTGATCACGCAGGTGGCGCGCTAGTTTTGCGATCTCCGGATCGTTGGTCGTAATCATGCCACCCTCGCCGCACGTGATAATCTTGTTGGCATAGAACGAATAAGTTGCCGCATCGCCGAGGCCGCCGATTGGCATGCCCTTATACTGCGTTCCATGCGATTGGGCAGCATCGGATAAAACGAACAGGTTATGTTTCTCCGCAACATCCACGACGGGATCCATGTCAACCGGATGTCCGTAAGTGTGCATAGGCATTATGGCCCTGGTGCGCTCGGTAATCTTGCTTTCGAGCTGTGACACATCCATGTTGTAGGTCTCAGGTTCGGAGTCGATGAGAACGGGTTTGGCGCCGGTGTACGTCACCGCGTTGGCGCTCGCGATCATGGTGAAGGCCGGTACGATAACTTCGTCGCCGGGACCTACGCCGAGCGTGGTGAGCGCGAGGTGTAGCGCAACCGTGCCGTTAGCGCAGGCCACGCCATACCTTGCGCCAACCTTCTCGGCAAACAGGGTTTCAAAATCGGTGATGTATTTGCCCGCCGACGAAATCCAATTGGTTCGCACAGTGCGCAGCAAGTATTCTTCCTCGTTGCCATCTAAACGCGGCTCGCAGACAGGCGTAATTCTAGCTGCAGTCTCGGACTGAGGGATGGTCTTGAATGTGATGACCAGATGCGGGTCTTGACCGGGGATAATGTTGGCGCGGTCGCCCAATTCCTCAATGTTGAGATTGATAGGCTGGATCAGAGCCGGTTTGGACCTGGCCGGTTGCGCAGTGTCATGTCCGATCCTTCCTTGCTCCGGTTTACTCTTTGCCGTGATCTTCGTCCGTGCGTTTTTCGGGGTCAGCGCTCTCACACGTTTTATCCTGCTGCTCTTTTCAGCTTTCACCTTCTTCTTGGTTCCCATTAGTCATCTCCGATCCGCCCGTTTCACATCCTTGAAGCATTCAGCGCGTTTTCATCTTGTGGTCCGTCGCTGTATCGTCAGCCTGAGGATCGTCAGCACGTATTTCCAGCCACGGCGAATAAAGCCGGCGAAGCTTGATGCGGTCTTACTC
This region includes:
- a CDS encoding UbiA family prenyltransferase, producing the protein MGILDSQTDLSSSRDESHPSLLGHLKIARADHWIKNVFVIPGIVVAISLDRSTLTPILLWHILIGLLSVCVVTSSNYVINEVLDAPFDREHPIKSKRPVPSGQVSIPLAYVQWVVLMLVGLGLGLTVSIPFALTMLGLWAMSCIYNIPPIRSKDLPYLDVLSESINNPLRMLAGWYITGTSALPPASLLISYWMIGCYFMAIKRLAEYRDISDAARSKAYRKSFAFYDERRLLVSIMFYASQSMLFFGAFIMRYRLELILSFPLVALVMAAYLSLAFKKDSAVQRPEGLYREPRLMAAVISCAALMVLLLFIDVPILHRIFVPSTP
- a CDS encoding glycosyltransferase family 39 protein gives rise to the protein MKGLRFHLDFLILGFVIAAFVTVAAQRLATVPVPEGDEAFTLQVPYEMLYRGKLALPMLRYLGGNIENAWHSYIPVYFVILSEFHKLFGFGLAQGRAFNLMTAALTLLMIYLIGRRLFDWRAGLIAVVMLVGDQTFLERSRLLRDDYAAAAFALLAFYLYEIGEERKKTRWYVASGLAAGAGVMCHTNILYMLGAICLLILIREGRRALSPLGAQASLPGGV
- a CDS encoding DolP-mannose mannosyltransferase, with translation MSEKAPHLKSPVPVSTKQRAQAAWLAITQTDDTRALCVAVFLVSVAVMLLWRLFTQLEAGDSAIWDYIAQAILRGQAPYRDVIEIKGPASAYLSAIAMWLGKSAGLRDVIAVRFMQILLAGVLCTVTFLVVETYLRNRVAALIAGFFPLMSYHFVSWTEGGTQPKLTMILFGMLSLLMIAKDRPFWAGVCSMLSCLSWQPGLLFTGVAVLIFSRYLTSWRDWRALKVALGAMIPLAVTVLYFYRVGALTDFWTWTVAYNFEVYAPEGIRNLSETLAHIWTVLIRVFYVDIIWIAIGLAGLLMFAAQRLKPKLKPREALKSADLYRDALVIVPIVYLGFCIINLQSGPDLIPLFPFIGIYAGWFIAELPRLLKSVAAISRRPSVSGLVEALPSFALLLVFAVAVFRAATYKLEEWTLRYQEEQLGIISALLGPDDKIYVHGAVEILVLLNRPNLNPYIMWDHGKGGYIAAKKFGGSVNAMVDAIEAEKPKLVAVSRLRHVPEGVALERWLAARYEELPITGYQVFVRKQPVADLVEPSRNRQQISFTNEKKRQRHRYD
- a CDS encoding DolP-mannose mannosyltransferase, encoding MTESKPMAVWLDRARATDPRMLALLAFVFSVVTIAMHRPFSQLEVGDAAIYDYISQSILRGQVPYRDVIDIKGPLAPHMSAVAMMIGKTIGLRDIIAVRLFQILLAGLLSSAIVLVVDAYLKSRAAALIAFLIPLMSRPFVEMMIAGTQPKLPMILFGMLALLLIAKDRPFWAGFCSMLSCLCWQPGLMFAGVALLMFSRYLTSWRDLRAAKVLAGAMIPLVVTLGYFYLRGALGDMWAWTITYNYTVFGPAAETTLAGAAAHLWTIARRVFGRDIILVGVSGLGLLAFLAERLRTKRRLREALRAPDFFKDALVIPPLIYLAFSLINFQGAPDLIPFFPFIGIFAGWFFVTLGRLVGGIRSARPSAPRFGFGVIVPGAAMVGILLVVVDRSATYRLEGATLRDQDQAVQAVAGLVGPDDKIYVHGTVEILTLLGRSNLNPYVFLDWGADDFAAARRSTSFSALIDEMDAQAPKLVSISRLRKVYHRAELEKWVEDRYDKVDTFRYDLHIRKQ
- a CDS encoding glycosyltransferase family 39 protein, with the translated sequence MTFRRNFDLLVVAAVIAGFVFVAAERLATVPVYETDEAMTLQVPYEMLYRGKLAMPMWRYLGGNIENVWHSYTPVYFVLLSGFLKVFGFGVLQGRVFNLITVVATLLMVYLIARRLFDWRVGLIALMMIVSDQTVLERSRLLRNDYAPAAFALLAFYLYLVAAQRRSTRFYIASGLAAGAGVMCHTNALYMLGAICLLILLREGLRAFTSKTLYVFAGSAFVVMAYEVIYDIIDYKNFLLQNRGDQLHYGILSLRGWWDNFLDEPRRYIQWYNAYDVAFPNVPRTLLHLFQFLTVVALIYLIARCARYIKRRTGSGGDPVIAEPRALLLLVTVVAILFFATLIRKLGSYNAHLVTWFALCVGVLLGDGFQWITRLRLSKRASAKLAYRLSMIAVALTLLGYAYLVAKQNYRYIREVRNPDLASFDEMKGVLRDIVPEEVCPVAVKAPIMWLAFPEKDRCFATLEHRMSDAVDIEGRDYALIVRPKSPDHWAWDLDETLHLLGEMDNTPYGNFMIYYTGVDPRYLALTPRHYYFLRRWRGHATGEQLAAAREVWSADAIAISNSTDAINREALAAQPAKGKTRADALLELCSMELKPETIYQVVMDTTTSAEWELVMMDEKTGRWMNQIEFGAETSSQRVEGLFRTSSGSRIKLAIRPTKQRAAGPIHISRISIREVAQV
- a CDS encoding class I SAM-dependent methyltransferase, which codes for MHPDEYEKMFCLEDAHWWFAGKRRMVGVLLDSLPPNPQRKILDVGCGTGGMFLLLKGHGSLTGIDASELAIEFSARRHLANLARAALPYLPFGDACFDLVSAFDVLYHRRVGDDQVALKEIVRVLKPHGHLVITDSALGFLRSAHDDVYEAARRYRTGEMRGKLLAAGLAVKRLSYANFFIFPVAALWRVLRRGVSPEKGSDLHPAPPWINALMGGVYRVEAGVFSRMNLPIGTSIIALAEKI
- a CDS encoding DegT/DnrJ/EryC1/StrS family aminotransferase, which codes for MGTKKKVKAEKSSRIKRVRALTPKNARTKITAKSKPEQGRIGHDTAQPARSKPALIQPINLNIEELGDRANIIPGQDPHLVITFKTIPQSETAARITPVCEPRLDGNEEEYLLRTVRTNWISSAGKYITDFETLFAEKVGARYGVACANGTVALHLALTTLGVGPGDEVIVPAFTMIASANAVTYTGAKPVLIDSEPETYNMDVSQLESKITERTRAIMPMHTYGHPVDMDPVVDVAEKHNLFVLSDAAQSHGTQYKGMPIGGLGDAATYSFYANKIITCGEGGMITTNDPEIAKLARHLRDHAFSDERHFWHKYLGFNYRMTNMQAAVGLAQTERFEFLVECRRLNAQVYTELLSSVPGLTLPSEKPWAKSVFWMYGILVQPEFGMSRDELRDHLARRGIETRTFFIPMHLQPIYYKEYGHQSFPVAEMLCRRGMYLPSASTLTPAEIEVIAQSIKAIQKQGGS